The DNA sequence CGAACCGGATATCGCGGCGTGCACGACGTCTACGAGTATGATGTGCGTTCAGATGTCGGCCGAGCCCTGGCAGGCCTCTACGTTGAAATCCAATACCGGACACTTGTGCAGCACGCCTGGGCGACCGCGGTAGAGCTGATTGGTTTCGTGACAGAGAGTCAGCCGAAGTTTCAGGCAGGTGACCGACGTTACGAGCAAGCAATGGCGCTGGCGAGCGAGGTGCTTGCGCGGGCGTTCGAGGATCGCAAGGGCCCGTTTCCCATTCTTGAGGATCGAGAGGTCGTCAAGCAGTTTCTCCGGCTGGATCGAGAACTCGGTCTTGTGCGCACGTTGCGGGGACTTAACGCAGCAGACAAAGCCGTAACGGAGAACCGCAACGCCATCCTGATCTTCGACACGTTGGGCGGCTTGGAGGTTCGATCCTACCGAGATGCGACAGAGGCGTTGCAGGCTCTATTTGGGCTCGAAAAACAATACCCAGATCGGGATATCGTCCTAGTCCGTGCAGACACCAGTGACGAGGTCCGTATTGCGTTCAAGAACTACTTTTCCGACGCGCGGGATTTCATAAAGTTGGTAGAGGAGGGGTGTGCCAAGCTCTCGCACGTTACACAATTGCAGCGCAAGCCAGTACGGTCGCGCAGGCGAAGTTGACACGAGCGCCGAACAACGCATGGAGCAGGCCGGCATCGGCCGTAGCAACACGCTCGCGGCGTCTTGCGCCGGCTGCTCATGCACACGTTCGGCAGCATAGTTGTCGCTCTCTTCGGGACGCGTTTTTTCTGCGTCGTTGCCAGCGTGCGAACTTTTCTAGGGTCTTGCCGGGTCCAAGCCCGGCGGCGCCTTGCACGAGCCGGGGCCCGGCCTACACTTGGCCGAATGTAGATGCGGAGCTGCGCCATGCACACGTTCAACGTCGTAATCGAAAAGGACCCAGATACATCGCTCTACGTCGGGTACGTCCCGGGCTGGCCGGG is a window from the Candidatus Limnocylindrales bacterium genome containing:
- a CDS encoding RelA/SpoT domain-containing protein, with amino-acid sequence MPEVELTFPGGSRSRVNRAGDNVRVGRQTTSDLDAIEEWRAAHRAVLNTFQSILRNRTRGRKITVAQRHKRKRTIFDKLRRLPRMQLSRMDDIAGCRLIFRNVKELYAFRSQFHTARFNHKRRNDLDKYDYIKTPKRTGYRGVHDVYEYDVRSDVGRALAGLYVEIQYRTLVQHAWATAVELIGFVTESQPKFQAGDRRYEQAMALASEVLARAFEDRKGPFPILEDREVVKQFLRLDRELGLVRTLRGLNAADKAVTENRNAILIFDTLGGLEVRSYRDATEALQALFGLEKQYPDRDIVLVRADTSDEVRIAFKNYFSDARDFIKLVEEGCAKLSHVTQLQRKPVRSRRRS